The proteins below come from a single Danaus plexippus chromosome 20, MEX_DaPlex, whole genome shotgun sequence genomic window:
- the LOC116773811 gene encoding scaffold attachment factor B2 isoform X3, with product MSDRKRLISDLRVIDLRAELEKRNLDKSGVRGVLVQRLSKYLEENGEDPATFTFELATNEVKTPSKKTRRTESAVETVEEETPIMEDMIVQDTAGEEEDTEQSENNQKKKAAKESPKKTDEMEVDDDEKVNRKRESKDEAEASQAKKPCLEKDVRNEEEHKAENNTDAEDSINLDLGEDELLNEETDISAKNKKDDAAHVDPAAAASVEPSQTSEPADSSECQVITEAAATSNESDKVDREDKDDKEKDGDVDKKEKRDENKEGGARNLWVSGLSGDTRAKDLKQLCSKHGKVIGAKVVTNARTPGSRCYGYVTMASSQDAENCIKNLHRTELHGRMISVEKAKSESESAARRQPSLRPDRRNSKERKDDAKENQDTKDGTEKSESKPKKEGEISGAESTRSTSRTREKSHRSDKDRVRRSSRSRERRRSPREVLSFSKIWKERDVARARERSRAAREEERRRRAAEDALRERERRQRQEKHRLTIEREKLRAEREKIEREKNELLRLERERHRLEREKLELERLELKRAQLRLEEERRKRGYESAAYRKAASPPEPSYDRDARHKRPPPPTLQASSRGQFEAPPPPRFELAGGYDRTDKRDRDYKRDYPRHVASNNMKYPPNGSASEDTRQQLPPGTRPKEPSRSYDSREGRSYRPSPPGKPEPRSWNASSRYPEAAAPTKAMAGSGSGSSSEPWSGEARYGGSYETRYSPAYQPQPPGAAYPDRYVPAARDYARKY from the exons ATGTCGGACCGAAAACGTTTAATATCTGATCTTCGTGTAATAGATCTACGCGCTGAGTTAGAAAAGCGCAATCTAGATAAAAGCGGTGTACGCGGTGTGCTCGTACAACGTTTGTCTAAG taTTTAGAAGAGAACGGGGAAGATCCGGCTACTTTTACTTTCGAATTAGCTACAAATGAAGTAAAGACACCATCAAAGAAGACCAGACGCACTGAAAGTGCTGTAGAAACTGTTGAAGAAGAAACCCCAATTATGGAAGATATGATAGTCCAAGATACAGCTGGTGAGGAAGAGGATACGGAACAATCGGAAAATAATCAGAAAAAAAAGGCGGCGAAAGAATCTCCGAAAAAAACAGATGAAATGGAGGTTGACGATGATGAGAAGGTTAACCGCAAACGTGAAAGTAAAGACGAGGCTGAAGCTAGTCAAGCAAAGAAACCCTGCTTAGAAAAGGATGTTAGAAATGAGGAAGAACATAAGGCAGAAAATAATACAGACGCTGAAGACAGTATCAACTTAGATTTGGGTGAAGACGAACTTTTGAATGAAGAG acTGACATCTCAGCTAAAAACAAGAAAG ATGACGCCGCGCACGTGGATCCTGCAGCGGCCGCGAGCGTCGAGCCGTCGCAGACTTCGGAGCCAGCTGACTCCTCAGAATGTCAAGTAATCACCGAAGCGGCTGCCACTAG CAATGAGTCTGATAAGGTTGATAGAGAAGACAAGG ATGACAAAGAGAAAGATGGGGATGTTGACAAAAAGGAAAAGAGAGACGAAAACAAAGAGGGTGGCGCAAGGAATTTATGGGTTAGTGGATTGTCTGGGGACACGAGAGCCAAGGATCTGAAGCAGCTATGTAGCAAGCACGGCAAG GTGATTGGAGCCAAAGTGGTAACCAACGCTCGTACCCCAGGATCTCGTTGCTATGGTTACGTTACTATGGCCAGCTCTCAGGATGCCGAAAACTGtattaaaaatctacataGAACTG AATTACACGGTCGCATGATATCTGTGGAGAAGGCTAAATCTGAATCCGAGTCCGCAGCTCGCCGCCAGCCGTCCCTCAGACCCGACAGGCGGAACAGCAAGGAACGGAAAGACGACGCCAAGGAAAACCAG GATACAAAAGACGGTACTGAGAAATCTGAATCTAAACCTAAAAAGGAAGGCGAGATCTCCGGCGCTGAGAGCACCAGATCTACGTCACGTACTCGTGAAAAGTCGCACCGTTCCGATAAG GACAGAGTAAGGCGTAGCTCAAGAAGCCGAGAACGGAGGCGGTCACCACGGGAGGTGCTCTCGTTTTCAAAGATATGG AAGGAGCGTGATGTAGCCCGCGCTCGTGAGCGTTCGAGGGCGGCTCGTGAAGAAGAACGGAGAAGGCGGGCGGCGGAAGACGCGCTCAGAGAAAGAGAAAGGAGACAAAGACAAGAGAAACATAGACTCACCATAGAGAGGGAGAAGTTACGAGCTGAGAG GGAAAAGATAGAACGAGAGAAGAATGAACTTTTGAGGTTAGAGAGGGAGAGACATAGATTAGAAAGAGAAAAACTGGAATTGGAGAGATTGGAATTGAAAAGGGCTCAACTAAG GTTAGAAGAGGAGCGTCGCAAGCGGGGCTATGAGAGTGCGGCCTATCGCAAGGCGGCCAGTCCACCCGAACCCTCCTACGACAGAGACGCAAGACACAAAAGGCCGCCGCCGCCTACTTTG CAGGCGTCGAGCCGCGGTCAGTTCGAAGCGCCGCCGCCGCCGAGGTTCGAATTGGCCGGAGGATACGACCGCACCGACAAACGGGATAGGGATTACAAGAGAGACTATCCCAGACACGTAGCAT ctaacaatatgaaatatcCACCAAACGGCAGCGCTAGCGAGGACACGAGACAGCAGCTGCCCCCTGGCACTAGACCCAAAGAGCCAAG tcGATCGTACGACTCTAGAGAAGGTCGTTCGTACCGTCCCTCTCCTCCGGGGAAACCTGAACCGCGCAGTTGGAACGCCTCCAGTCGATACCCAGAAGCCGCAGCGCCCACTAAAG CCATGGCGGGCAGCGGTAGCGGCAGCAGTAGCGAGCCGTGGTCGGGCGAGGCTCGGTATGGCGGGTCATACGAGACGCGCTATTCTCCCGCTTACCAACCTCAGCCCCCCGGCGCCGCTTACCCGGACCGGTACGTCCCCGCCGCAAGGGACTACGCCAGGAAATACTGA
- the LOC116773811 gene encoding SAFB-like transcription modulator isoform X2 — protein MSDRKRLISDLRVIDLRAELEKRNLDKSGVRGVLVQRLSKYLEENGEDPATFTFELATNEVKTPSKKTRRTESAVETVEEETPIMEDMIVQDTAGEEEDTEQSENNQKKKAAKESPKKTDEMEVDDDEKVNRKRESKDEAEASQAKKPCLEKDVRNEEEHKAENNTDAEDSINLDLGEDELLNEETDISAKNKKDDAAHVDPAAAASVEPSQTSEPADSSECQVITEAAATSNESDKVDREDKDDKEKDGDVDKKEKRDENKEGGARNLWVSGLSGDTRAKDLKQLCSKHGKVIGAKVVTNARTPGSRCYGYVTMASSQDAENCIKNLHRTELHGRMISVEKAKSESESAARRQPSLRPDRRNSKERKDDAKENQDTKDGTEKSESKPKKEGEISGAESTRSTSRTREKSHRSDKDRVRRSSRSRERRRSPREVLSFSKIWKERDVARARERSRAAREEERRRRAAEDALRERERRQRQEKHRLTIEREKLRAEREKIEREKNELLRLERERHRLEREKLELERLELKRAQLRLEEERRKRGYESAAYRKAASPPEPSYDRDARHKRPPPPTLASSRGQFEAPPPPRFELAGGYDRTDKRDRDYKRDYPRHVASNNMKYPPNGSASEDTRQQLPPGTRPKEPSRSYDSREGRSYRPSPPGKPEPRSWNASSRYPEAAAPTKGCIPIIKKAMAGSGSGSSSEPWSGEARYGGSYETRYSPAYQPQPPGAAYPDRYVPAARDYARKY, from the exons ATGTCGGACCGAAAACGTTTAATATCTGATCTTCGTGTAATAGATCTACGCGCTGAGTTAGAAAAGCGCAATCTAGATAAAAGCGGTGTACGCGGTGTGCTCGTACAACGTTTGTCTAAG taTTTAGAAGAGAACGGGGAAGATCCGGCTACTTTTACTTTCGAATTAGCTACAAATGAAGTAAAGACACCATCAAAGAAGACCAGACGCACTGAAAGTGCTGTAGAAACTGTTGAAGAAGAAACCCCAATTATGGAAGATATGATAGTCCAAGATACAGCTGGTGAGGAAGAGGATACGGAACAATCGGAAAATAATCAGAAAAAAAAGGCGGCGAAAGAATCTCCGAAAAAAACAGATGAAATGGAGGTTGACGATGATGAGAAGGTTAACCGCAAACGTGAAAGTAAAGACGAGGCTGAAGCTAGTCAAGCAAAGAAACCCTGCTTAGAAAAGGATGTTAGAAATGAGGAAGAACATAAGGCAGAAAATAATACAGACGCTGAAGACAGTATCAACTTAGATTTGGGTGAAGACGAACTTTTGAATGAAGAG acTGACATCTCAGCTAAAAACAAGAAAG ATGACGCCGCGCACGTGGATCCTGCAGCGGCCGCGAGCGTCGAGCCGTCGCAGACTTCGGAGCCAGCTGACTCCTCAGAATGTCAAGTAATCACCGAAGCGGCTGCCACTAG CAATGAGTCTGATAAGGTTGATAGAGAAGACAAGG ATGACAAAGAGAAAGATGGGGATGTTGACAAAAAGGAAAAGAGAGACGAAAACAAAGAGGGTGGCGCAAGGAATTTATGGGTTAGTGGATTGTCTGGGGACACGAGAGCCAAGGATCTGAAGCAGCTATGTAGCAAGCACGGCAAG GTGATTGGAGCCAAAGTGGTAACCAACGCTCGTACCCCAGGATCTCGTTGCTATGGTTACGTTACTATGGCCAGCTCTCAGGATGCCGAAAACTGtattaaaaatctacataGAACTG AATTACACGGTCGCATGATATCTGTGGAGAAGGCTAAATCTGAATCCGAGTCCGCAGCTCGCCGCCAGCCGTCCCTCAGACCCGACAGGCGGAACAGCAAGGAACGGAAAGACGACGCCAAGGAAAACCAG GATACAAAAGACGGTACTGAGAAATCTGAATCTAAACCTAAAAAGGAAGGCGAGATCTCCGGCGCTGAGAGCACCAGATCTACGTCACGTACTCGTGAAAAGTCGCACCGTTCCGATAAG GACAGAGTAAGGCGTAGCTCAAGAAGCCGAGAACGGAGGCGGTCACCACGGGAGGTGCTCTCGTTTTCAAAGATATGG AAGGAGCGTGATGTAGCCCGCGCTCGTGAGCGTTCGAGGGCGGCTCGTGAAGAAGAACGGAGAAGGCGGGCGGCGGAAGACGCGCTCAGAGAAAGAGAAAGGAGACAAAGACAAGAGAAACATAGACTCACCATAGAGAGGGAGAAGTTACGAGCTGAGAG GGAAAAGATAGAACGAGAGAAGAATGAACTTTTGAGGTTAGAGAGGGAGAGACATAGATTAGAAAGAGAAAAACTGGAATTGGAGAGATTGGAATTGAAAAGGGCTCAACTAAG GTTAGAAGAGGAGCGTCGCAAGCGGGGCTATGAGAGTGCGGCCTATCGCAAGGCGGCCAGTCCACCCGAACCCTCCTACGACAGAGACGCAAGACACAAAAGGCCGCCGCCGCCTACTTTG GCGTCGAGCCGCGGTCAGTTCGAAGCGCCGCCGCCGCCGAGGTTCGAATTGGCCGGAGGATACGACCGCACCGACAAACGGGATAGGGATTACAAGAGAGACTATCCCAGACACGTAGCAT ctaacaatatgaaatatcCACCAAACGGCAGCGCTAGCGAGGACACGAGACAGCAGCTGCCCCCTGGCACTAGACCCAAAGAGCCAAG tcGATCGTACGACTCTAGAGAAGGTCGTTCGTACCGTCCCTCTCCTCCGGGGAAACCTGAACCGCGCAGTTGGAACGCCTCCAGTCGATACCCAGAAGCCGCAGCGCCCACTAAAGGTTGTattccaataataaaaaaag CCATGGCGGGCAGCGGTAGCGGCAGCAGTAGCGAGCCGTGGTCGGGCGAGGCTCGGTATGGCGGGTCATACGAGACGCGCTATTCTCCCGCTTACCAACCTCAGCCCCCCGGCGCCGCTTACCCGGACCGGTACGTCCCCGCCGCAAGGGACTACGCCAGGAAATACTGA
- the LOC116773888 gene encoding uncharacterized protein LOC116773888, whose translation MWKYVSRRIRDTCERANIRSSAVISSSNNVTVDRKNTTSNTPCRWFILRKCCNYQSDYDTKSKRWNFDELNRTWIGAITWSSALVFGWYTSQLLHLKFKNKNEDRAQPQPVQSKSCFLDHFGCLINSNKKYIKPLEINGSLDNSLEKSPIVHLVTNDHAGGDKQRLNSCSTDSGTADDDLGEVLNSIENRLGLAAIENGQHQDGLNLLRSAANRNHAPALYNLGLCYEIGVGVDVDERTAMEMYRLAATLHHPDALYNLGIYYGQGRGGLVCDQAIATRLLRLAAIQGHKNAIEALKTLNIDISEKPPERDGWTKQFSPFVKESNILPSHTNLFVDNVGISHYNYEPIVF comes from the exons ATGTGGAAATATGTATCTCGTCGGATCAGAGACACTTGTGAGCGTGCTAATATAAGAAGTTCAGCTGTTATTTCTTCTAGTAACAATGTGACAGTTGATAGAAAGAATACTACCAGCAACACACCTTGCCGTTGGTTTATCTTAAGAAAATGTTGTAATTACCAGTCTGATTATGATACCAAGAGCAAGAGATGGAACTTTGATGAATTAAACCGCACTTGGATAGGTGCCATTACATGG AGTAGTGCACTAGTATTTGGATGGTACACTAGTCAATTGCTCCACCtgaagtttaaaaacaaaaatgaggACAGAGCTCAGCCACAGCCAGTTCAAAGCAAGAGTTGTTTTTTGGATCACTTTGGATGTTTGATAAATAGcaacaagaaatatataaaaccgcTAGAAATAAACGGTTCCCTTGATAATTCTCTTGAAAAATCACCGATTGTACATTTGGTAACAAATGATCATGCCGGGGGTGATAAACAAAGGTTGAACAGTTGTAGCACCGATAGTGGAACTGCTGACGATGATTTGGGTGAAGTTCTAAATTCAATAGAGAACAGACTCGGTCTGGCAGCCATTGAAAATGGACAACATCAAGATGGTCTTAACTTACTGAG GTCTGCAGCAAATCGCAACCACGCCCCAGCTTTGTACAATTTGGGTCTCTGTTACGAAATTGGTGTCGGAGTTGATGTCGATGAGAGAACA gcCATGGAGATGTATAGGTTGGCGGCAACATTACATCACCCGGATGCCCTCTACAACCTTGGAATTTACTATGGACAAGGGAGAGGTGGTTTGGTCTGTGACCAAGCGATAGCCACCCGACTGCTCCGCCTTGCTGCTATTCAAGGCCATAAAAATGCCATAGAAGCCCTCAAGACCCTCAACATTGATATATCAGAAAAACCCCCAGAGAGAGATGGCTggacaaaacaattttcacCTTTTGTAAaagaatcaaatatattaccgAGTCAcactaatttatttgttgataATGTTGGCATTTCGCACTACAATTATGAGCCGatcgttttttaa
- the LOC116774022 gene encoding abasic site processing protein HMCES: MCGRTSLSLNKEQVRCACAYKSRKENVYVKPEWKPEHNNGKDFIPSYNIAPTDITPVLIAGNDFKTSSSLVRILKPMLWGIIPPWHQGDYKSHNVSTNNCRIENIKTSKLYSPILQNGGRCIIIAEGFYEWQTTVKSKTKQPYYIYMPQGDKNETKDTSEDKFSEINGWDGVKLIHMAGIYNIWKSEDIIIYSYSIITMESNDTMNWLHHRMPAILENDEQINAWLDVENVGADMALAYLKPVKILTYHLVSTIVNNSRNKSADCNKKISAGKGTQKTLTSFFSKSEKRKSDQDPEENSNKKIKHEKY; this comes from the exons atgtgcgGTCGAACTAGTTT ATCGCTCAATAAGGAACAAGTACGATGTGCTTGTGCCTACAAATCAAGAAAGGAAAATGTTTATGTGAAACCAGAATGGAAACCAGAACATAATAATGGAAAAGATTTTATTCCCTCATATAATATTGCTCCAACAGACATAACTCCTGTGTTAATTGCTGGTAATGATTTTAAGACTTCCAGCTCTTTAGTAAGGATACTTAAACCCATGTTGTGGGGTATAATACCACCATGGCACCAG GGTGATTACAAAAGCCACAATGTTAGCACAAACAATTGTCGGatagaaaatatcaaaacttcAAAACTGTACAGCCCGATACTGCAGAATGGAGGCCGCTGCATAATCATTGCTGAAGGGTTTTACGAATGGCAGACaactgtgaaaagtaaaactaagcaaccatattacatatatatgccACAAGGTGATAAAAATGAG ACAAAAGACACGTCAGAAGATAAATTTAGTGAAATAAACGGATGGGATGGTGTAAAGCTTATACACATGGCcggcatttataatatatggaaaagtgaagacataattatatattcatattccATAATAACTATGGAATCGAATGACACTATGAACTGGCTACACCACAGAATGCCCGCCATACTGGAAAACGATGAACAAATTAAT GCCTGGCTTGATGTTGAAAATGTAGGCGCGGACATGGCACTAGCATATTTGAAACcagtaaaaatattgacatatcATCTAGTATCAACAATTGTTAATAACTCAAGAAATAAGTCAGCagattgcaataaaaaaatatctgctgGTAAAGGAACACAGAAAACCTTAACCTCTTTTTTCAGTAAGTCAGAAAAACGGAAGTCTGATCAAGATCCGGAAgaaaatagcaataaaaaaattaaacatgaaaaatattga
- the LOC116773811 gene encoding SAFB-like transcription modulator isoform X1 has protein sequence MSDRKRLISDLRVIDLRAELEKRNLDKSGVRGVLVQRLSKYLEENGEDPATFTFELATNEVKTPSKKTRRTESAVETVEEETPIMEDMIVQDTAGEEEDTEQSENNQKKKAAKESPKKTDEMEVDDDEKVNRKRESKDEAEASQAKKPCLEKDVRNEEEHKAENNTDAEDSINLDLGEDELLNEETDISAKNKKDDAAHVDPAAAASVEPSQTSEPADSSECQVITEAAATSNESDKVDREDKDDKEKDGDVDKKEKRDENKEGGARNLWVSGLSGDTRAKDLKQLCSKHGKVIGAKVVTNARTPGSRCYGYVTMASSQDAENCIKNLHRTELHGRMISVEKAKSESESAARRQPSLRPDRRNSKERKDDAKENQDTKDGTEKSESKPKKEGEISGAESTRSTSRTREKSHRSDKDRVRRSSRSRERRRSPREVLSFSKIWKERDVARARERSRAAREEERRRRAAEDALRERERRQRQEKHRLTIEREKLRAEREKIEREKNELLRLERERHRLEREKLELERLELKRAQLRLEEERRKRGYESAAYRKAASPPEPSYDRDARHKRPPPPTLQASSRGQFEAPPPPRFELAGGYDRTDKRDRDYKRDYPRHVASNNMKYPPNGSASEDTRQQLPPGTRPKEPSRSYDSREGRSYRPSPPGKPEPRSWNASSRYPEAAAPTKGCIPIIKKAMAGSGSGSSSEPWSGEARYGGSYETRYSPAYQPQPPGAAYPDRYVPAARDYARKY, from the exons ATGTCGGACCGAAAACGTTTAATATCTGATCTTCGTGTAATAGATCTACGCGCTGAGTTAGAAAAGCGCAATCTAGATAAAAGCGGTGTACGCGGTGTGCTCGTACAACGTTTGTCTAAG taTTTAGAAGAGAACGGGGAAGATCCGGCTACTTTTACTTTCGAATTAGCTACAAATGAAGTAAAGACACCATCAAAGAAGACCAGACGCACTGAAAGTGCTGTAGAAACTGTTGAAGAAGAAACCCCAATTATGGAAGATATGATAGTCCAAGATACAGCTGGTGAGGAAGAGGATACGGAACAATCGGAAAATAATCAGAAAAAAAAGGCGGCGAAAGAATCTCCGAAAAAAACAGATGAAATGGAGGTTGACGATGATGAGAAGGTTAACCGCAAACGTGAAAGTAAAGACGAGGCTGAAGCTAGTCAAGCAAAGAAACCCTGCTTAGAAAAGGATGTTAGAAATGAGGAAGAACATAAGGCAGAAAATAATACAGACGCTGAAGACAGTATCAACTTAGATTTGGGTGAAGACGAACTTTTGAATGAAGAG acTGACATCTCAGCTAAAAACAAGAAAG ATGACGCCGCGCACGTGGATCCTGCAGCGGCCGCGAGCGTCGAGCCGTCGCAGACTTCGGAGCCAGCTGACTCCTCAGAATGTCAAGTAATCACCGAAGCGGCTGCCACTAG CAATGAGTCTGATAAGGTTGATAGAGAAGACAAGG ATGACAAAGAGAAAGATGGGGATGTTGACAAAAAGGAAAAGAGAGACGAAAACAAAGAGGGTGGCGCAAGGAATTTATGGGTTAGTGGATTGTCTGGGGACACGAGAGCCAAGGATCTGAAGCAGCTATGTAGCAAGCACGGCAAG GTGATTGGAGCCAAAGTGGTAACCAACGCTCGTACCCCAGGATCTCGTTGCTATGGTTACGTTACTATGGCCAGCTCTCAGGATGCCGAAAACTGtattaaaaatctacataGAACTG AATTACACGGTCGCATGATATCTGTGGAGAAGGCTAAATCTGAATCCGAGTCCGCAGCTCGCCGCCAGCCGTCCCTCAGACCCGACAGGCGGAACAGCAAGGAACGGAAAGACGACGCCAAGGAAAACCAG GATACAAAAGACGGTACTGAGAAATCTGAATCTAAACCTAAAAAGGAAGGCGAGATCTCCGGCGCTGAGAGCACCAGATCTACGTCACGTACTCGTGAAAAGTCGCACCGTTCCGATAAG GACAGAGTAAGGCGTAGCTCAAGAAGCCGAGAACGGAGGCGGTCACCACGGGAGGTGCTCTCGTTTTCAAAGATATGG AAGGAGCGTGATGTAGCCCGCGCTCGTGAGCGTTCGAGGGCGGCTCGTGAAGAAGAACGGAGAAGGCGGGCGGCGGAAGACGCGCTCAGAGAAAGAGAAAGGAGACAAAGACAAGAGAAACATAGACTCACCATAGAGAGGGAGAAGTTACGAGCTGAGAG GGAAAAGATAGAACGAGAGAAGAATGAACTTTTGAGGTTAGAGAGGGAGAGACATAGATTAGAAAGAGAAAAACTGGAATTGGAGAGATTGGAATTGAAAAGGGCTCAACTAAG GTTAGAAGAGGAGCGTCGCAAGCGGGGCTATGAGAGTGCGGCCTATCGCAAGGCGGCCAGTCCACCCGAACCCTCCTACGACAGAGACGCAAGACACAAAAGGCCGCCGCCGCCTACTTTG CAGGCGTCGAGCCGCGGTCAGTTCGAAGCGCCGCCGCCGCCGAGGTTCGAATTGGCCGGAGGATACGACCGCACCGACAAACGGGATAGGGATTACAAGAGAGACTATCCCAGACACGTAGCAT ctaacaatatgaaatatcCACCAAACGGCAGCGCTAGCGAGGACACGAGACAGCAGCTGCCCCCTGGCACTAGACCCAAAGAGCCAAG tcGATCGTACGACTCTAGAGAAGGTCGTTCGTACCGTCCCTCTCCTCCGGGGAAACCTGAACCGCGCAGTTGGAACGCCTCCAGTCGATACCCAGAAGCCGCAGCGCCCACTAAAGGTTGTattccaataataaaaaaag CCATGGCGGGCAGCGGTAGCGGCAGCAGTAGCGAGCCGTGGTCGGGCGAGGCTCGGTATGGCGGGTCATACGAGACGCGCTATTCTCCCGCTTACCAACCTCAGCCCCCCGGCGCCGCTTACCCGGACCGGTACGTCCCCGCCGCAAGGGACTACGCCAGGAAATACTGA
- the LOC116774084 gene encoding coiled-coil domain-containing protein 115-like: protein MSSDKNDCSLEDVCDLLDKLALTQLHLMEDKMRCELGIESSINNGSIHLAKSRYIMGQSSVSKERLPTESSPEFTASVACNTVEEDYIKQVKVVETQGGINPIHWFGVLVPQNLHKAKGIFQNAINFVVECVNINIQLLENLDSYNILLKHKNNLLKHKKEELK from the exons ATGTCCTCAGATAAGAatg ATTGCAGTTTGGAGGATGTGTGCGACTTACTAGATAAACTAGCTTTAACACAGTTGCATTTGATGGAGGATAAGATGAGATGTGAACTGGGAATCGAAAGTAGTATAAATAATGGTAGTATTCATTTGGCTAAGTCTAGATATATTATGGGACAGAGTTCAGTCAGCAAAGAGAGGTTACCAACGGAGAGCAGTCCTGAATTCACAGCATCAGTAGCATGCAATACCGTCGAAGAAGATTACATTAAACAAGTTAAAGTCGTTGAAACCCAAGGCGGCATTAACCCCATACATTGGTTCGGGGTTTTAGTGCCTCAGAACCTCCACAAAGCGAAAGGTATATTCCAAAACGCAATCAATTTTGTTGTTGAATGTGTTAATATCAACATACAATTGTTAGAGAACCTCgacagttataatatattattgaagcataaaaataatttacttaaacacAAAAAGgaagaattaaaatga